Proteins encoded by one window of Winogradskyella sp. PG-2:
- a CDS encoding xanthine dehydrogenase family protein molybdopterin-binding subunit: MENQNKITFSRRNFIRTSALASGGLLIGFNFLNSCKEAVVPPIDVSKLNFNDFNAFIKIADNGYVTIFSPNPEIGQGVKTSMPMLIAEELDVPWEHVTVEQGALDTKNFQRQVAGGSQSIRFGWDALRQTGATTKQMLINAAAVKWNVDASTCAASDGIIKNAKGDKLGYGDVVNEAALLEVPEDITLKSPKDYKIIGKDAINVDIDNIITGKPLFGLDYKVDGMLYASVLRPPAFGQILESYDASEAKGLPGIIDVFVIGEKARNYLNQENFDGSAHWSVRLSETDKIVIIGKTTWDVIKAKKTINVVWKNKSLAESTDLHDKKLNDLLNGNDFNTRRSDGNVKKAFANADKIIERIYESPFLPHNCMEPMNFFADVTKDKVHLVGPVQTPEAASKVVASLLNRDLENVHVEMTRMGGGFGRRLYGDFVYEAAEISDKIKKPIKLICTREDDMTLGVYRPAIKYKIAASIKDNKISGYHLKEAAINSNMYGLIPHFFPAGAIENYQVDTANFQSNITTGAWRAPYTNFLAYAEQSFIDEIADELNVDSVQLRLDLLKNVKDGEDPNIQYSAKRMTETIKLAAEKGKWKKTNNEVFQGFAAYYSHNTHVAEVVDITLKNGLPSIDKVTVAVDCGIVINPTGAKNQIEGGVLDGIGHAMFADFSFKNGKPDDVNFNTYRLIRMNETPIVETYFVESELSPTGLGEPGLPPAGGALANAIKAATGQIITKQPFVKELNKRKTDLTI; the protein is encoded by the coding sequence AACTTTAATGACTTTAATGCATTTATAAAAATTGCAGATAATGGCTATGTTACTATTTTTTCACCTAACCCAGAAATAGGACAAGGAGTTAAAACTTCAATGCCAATGTTAATTGCAGAAGAACTAGATGTGCCTTGGGAACATGTTACTGTAGAACAAGGTGCTCTAGATACAAAGAATTTTCAAAGGCAAGTCGCAGGTGGTAGTCAGTCTATCCGTTTTGGATGGGATGCATTAAGACAAACAGGTGCTACAACAAAGCAAATGTTAATTAATGCTGCTGCCGTAAAATGGAATGTAGATGCATCAACTTGTGCCGCTTCGGATGGAATTATAAAAAATGCCAAAGGTGATAAATTAGGTTATGGAGATGTTGTTAATGAGGCGGCTTTATTAGAAGTGCCTGAAGACATTACTTTAAAATCACCTAAAGACTATAAGATAATCGGTAAAGATGCTATTAATGTAGATATCGATAATATTATTACAGGTAAACCACTATTTGGATTAGATTATAAAGTAGATGGAATGTTGTATGCTTCAGTTTTGAGACCTCCAGCTTTTGGGCAAATTTTAGAATCATATGATGCTTCTGAGGCTAAAGGCTTGCCAGGCATTATAGATGTCTTTGTTATTGGAGAAAAGGCAAGGAATTATTTAAATCAAGAAAATTTTGATGGATCAGCACATTGGAGTGTTCGTTTAAGTGAAACAGACAAGATAGTAATTATTGGCAAAACCACTTGGGACGTTATAAAAGCTAAAAAAACGATTAATGTTGTATGGAAAAATAAGTCATTAGCTGAGAGCACAGATTTACATGATAAAAAATTGAATGATTTACTTAATGGAAATGATTTTAATACAAGAAGGTCAGATGGTAATGTAAAAAAAGCATTTGCCAATGCTGATAAAATTATTGAGCGTATTTACGAGTCTCCTTTTTTACCTCATAATTGTATGGAGCCGATGAACTTTTTTGCTGATGTTACAAAGGACAAAGTACATTTAGTTGGTCCCGTACAGACACCAGAAGCTGCATCTAAGGTTGTTGCTTCCCTATTAAATAGAGATCTTGAAAATGTTCATGTAGAAATGACAAGAATGGGTGGAGGTTTTGGAAGACGCCTATATGGGGATTTTGTTTATGAAGCTGCTGAAATTTCTGATAAAATCAAAAAGCCAATTAAACTAATTTGCACTAGAGAAGATGATATGACCCTAGGTGTATATCGTCCAGCCATTAAATACAAAATAGCGGCATCTATAAAAGATAATAAAATCTCAGGATATCATCTCAAGGAAGCAGCTATTAATAGTAATATGTATGGATTAATTCCACACTTTTTCCCTGCAGGTGCAATTGAAAATTACCAGGTTGACACTGCAAACTTTCAAAGTAATATAACCACAGGTGCATGGAGAGCTCCTTACACTAATTTTTTAGCTTATGCTGAGCAAAGTTTTATTGATGAAATCGCTGATGAGTTAAATGTTGATTCAGTTCAACTTCGCTTAGATTTATTAAAAAACGTAAAAGACGGAGAAGATCCAAACATTCAGTATTCAGCAAAGCGAATGACCGAGACTATAAAATTAGCTGCTGAAAAAGGTAAATGGAAAAAAACTAATAATGAAGTATTTCAGGGATTTGCAGCGTATTACAGTCATAATACACATGTAGCAGAAGTTGTTGATATAACGTTAAAAAATGGTTTACCTTCAATAGATAAGGTTACGGTTGCAGTAGATTGTGGCATTGTTATTAATCCAACTGGTGCAAAAAATCAAATTGAAGGAGGTGTTCTTGATGGCATAGGGCATGCAATGTTTGCAGATTTTTCTTTCAAAAATGGAAAACCAGATGACGTCAACTTTAACACCTATCGTCTAATTAGAATGAACGAAACTCCCATTGTCGAAACCTATTTTGTCGAAAGTGAATTATCACCAACAGGGCTCGGAGAGCCTGGGTTACCACCAGCTGGTGGCGCTTTAGCGAATGCTATAAAGGCAGCTACTGGTCAAATCATTACTAAACAACCTTTTGTAAAAGAACTAAAT